From Nitrobacter sp. NHB1, a single genomic window includes:
- a CDS encoding 30S ribosomal protein S2 gives MALPEFSMRQLLEAGVHFGHQSHRWNPKMADYIFGARNNIHIIDLAQTVPLLHRALQAVSDTVAKGGRILFVGTKRQAQDGVAEAAKRSAQYFVNSRWLGGTLTNWKTISGSIKRLRHLDEVLNSGDANAYTKKERLTLQRERDKLDRSLGGIKDMGGLPDLIFVIDTNKEDIAIQEAQRLNIPVAAIVDTNCDPKGITYLVPGNDDAGRAISLYCDLIARAAIDGISRAQGDSGIDIGASVQPAREELPAAAQPAGFQGLAGPRGVADDLKKLTGVSGEIEKKFNDLGIFHYWQLAEFDHETAHKIGEEVGLPGRADGWVAQAKALTAEAE, from the coding sequence ATGGCGCTTCCTGAATTTTCCATGCGTCAGCTGCTTGAAGCTGGCGTTCATTTCGGCCACCAATCGCACCGCTGGAATCCGAAAATGGCGGATTACATTTTCGGTGCGCGCAACAACATCCATATCATCGATCTGGCGCAGACCGTGCCGCTGCTGCATCGCGCGCTGCAGGCCGTCAGCGATACCGTCGCCAAGGGTGGCCGCATACTGTTCGTCGGCACCAAGCGGCAGGCGCAGGACGGCGTCGCCGAGGCTGCGAAGCGGTCGGCGCAGTACTTTGTCAACTCGCGCTGGCTCGGCGGCACGCTGACCAACTGGAAGACGATTTCCGGTTCGATCAAGCGGCTGCGCCATCTCGATGAGGTGCTCAATTCCGGCGATGCTAACGCCTACACGAAGAAGGAGCGGCTGACGCTGCAGCGCGAGCGCGACAAGCTTGATCGCTCGCTGGGCGGCATCAAGGACATGGGCGGCCTGCCGGACCTGATCTTCGTGATCGACACCAACAAGGAAGACATCGCGATCCAGGAGGCCCAGCGGCTGAACATCCCGGTCGCGGCGATCGTCGACACCAACTGCGATCCCAAGGGCATCACCTATCTGGTTCCGGGCAATGACGACGCCGGCCGCGCCATCAGCCTGTATTGCGACCTGATTGCGCGTGCGGCGATCGACGGCATTTCGCGAGCCCAGGGTGATTCCGGCATTGACATCGGCGCTTCGGTTCAGCCGGCGCGCGAAGAACTTCCGGCTGCCGCGCAGCCTGCCGGCTTCCAGGGTCTCGCCGGTCCGCGCGGCGTCGCCGACGATCTCAAGAAGCTCACGGGCGTCTCCGGTGAGATCGAGAAGAAGTTCAACGACCTCGGCATCTTCCACTACTGGCAGCTCGCCGAGTTCGACCACGAGACCGCTCACAAGATCGGTGAAGAGGTTGGACTTCCGGGCCGTGCTGACGGCTGGGTCGCCCAGGCCAAGGCGCTGACCGCCGAGGCCGAATAA
- the tsf gene encoding translation elongation factor Ts, which translates to MATITAAMVKELRETTGVGMMDCKQALAENNGDMQAAIDWLRKKGLSKAAKKAGRVAAEGLIGAVTSGNKGVVVEVNSETDFVARNEQFQGLVKMVAQVALSVGADVEAIKAAKVGSATVETAISDAIATIGENMTLRRAALLEVSKGLVASYVHNAVIDGAGKMGVIVALESAGNSDELAALGRQIAMHVASSNPLAIDPSGVDPAVVKREKDILADKFRQQGKPEAMIEKITESGLKTFFKEQTLLEQPFIFDDKKSVGQALKDAEGKVGAPVKLTGFVRYALGEGIEKAESDFAAEVAAAAGQG; encoded by the coding sequence ATGGCAACAATCACCGCAGCCATGGTCAAGGAACTGCGCGAAACCACCGGCGTCGGCATGATGGATTGCAAGCAGGCGCTGGCCGAGAACAACGGTGATATGCAGGCTGCGATCGACTGGCTGCGCAAGAAGGGACTGTCGAAAGCCGCCAAAAAGGCCGGACGCGTTGCGGCCGAGGGCCTGATCGGCGCCGTCACCAGCGGCAACAAGGGCGTCGTCGTCGAAGTCAATTCGGAAACCGACTTCGTCGCGCGCAACGAGCAGTTCCAGGGGCTGGTCAAGATGGTGGCGCAAGTCGCCCTCAGCGTCGGCGCCGATGTCGAGGCGATCAAGGCCGCCAAGGTTGGCAGCGCGACCGTGGAGACGGCCATCTCGGATGCGATCGCCACCATCGGCGAGAACATGACGCTGCGTCGCGCCGCGTTGCTCGAGGTCAGCAAGGGGCTTGTCGCGAGCTATGTCCACAATGCCGTCATCGATGGCGCCGGAAAAATGGGTGTGATCGTCGCGCTCGAGTCAGCGGGGAACTCCGACGAACTCGCTGCGCTTGGCCGTCAGATCGCGATGCATGTCGCGTCCTCGAACCCGTTGGCCATCGATCCTTCGGGGGTCGATCCTGCCGTCGTCAAGCGCGAGAAGGACATCCTCGCCGACAAGTTCCGGCAGCAGGGCAAGCCCGAAGCGATGATCGAGAAGATCACCGAGTCCGGCCTGAAAACCTTCTTCAAGGAACAGACCTTGCTGGAACAACCGTTCATCTTCGACGACAAGAAAAGCGTCGGCCAGGCGCTCAAGGACGCTGAGGGCAAGGTCGGCGCGCCCGTGAAGCTCACAGGCTTTGTGCGCTATGCACTCGGCGAGGGCATCGAGAAGGCCGAATCCGATTTTGCGGCCGAGGTTGCCGCGGCCGCCGGGCAGGGGTAA